ATCTGACTGGATGCCTAAATGTAACGCTACTTATAAAGTGAGCATTCAATTCGATGGTTGGAGCCCTGGTTCAGGTGTCGCCAGTTATCGTCATCCTTTTATTTCTCAAGTCGATACCTTTACCCAACGCGCTTTTGAAGTGAATTGTCGTACTCGTCGTTTAGGGCTTAATACTCATACTTCGCCCGAAGATTTTCTTATCAATGGCATTCTCGCGAAACAGGGAAAAGGGCCGCTGACGCCTGATCACTTTCCATTCAGAATGGAATACGGTTACCACTTTGATTCTCATTTGCTAGGGCAGTTTTTATCTGAGTTAGCCGTTTCCCGTGGTGGCAAACATATTCAAGGTAAAGTGGTTGATATTCGACGAGCCGAGAGCGGCAATATCGAGGAAATTCAGCTTGAATCCGGGCAATGTCTTGAAGCCGATTTATTTGTCGATTGCACGGGCTTTGCTTCCTTGTTGATGCAAAAAAGCCTGGGCGTTGGCTTTCAGTCATTTAAAGATAATTTATTTAATGATTCGGCCGTTGTGCTTCCTACTCCGATTGATGAGCAGGATATTCCGGTGGAAACCAAATCGACAGCCTTGTCGAACGGTTGGTGTTGGAAGATCCCACTGACCAATCGTTTCGGTAACGGTTACGTCTATAGCTCTGATTATATTTCTGCCGATCAGGCGGAAATGGAACTGCGTCAGCATTTGGATATTAAAGATAGCTCTGTCGAAGCTCGCCATTTAAAAATGCGTGTAGGGCAACTTGAAAAGCATTGGCATTACAATTGTTTGGCCATTGGTTTGTCGCAAGGTTTTATCGAACCATTGGAAGCAACGGCACTACATCTGGTGCAGATCAGCATAGAATCTTTTATGGATAACTATGAGAAAGGACAATTCAGCCAACAGTTTCAACATGATTATAACCAGTTTATCTCTGAGCGTTTTAATGGCGTCAGGGATTACATTGTTGCGCATTACAAGTTAAATACTCGTAGTGACAGTCAATACTGGATTGATAACAGAGAAAACAAACATCTATCGGAGCCATTGGGTAAGTTGCTGGATGTGTGGTTCCAATGTGGTGATGTCAGTGAAGAAATCAGTCGTCAAAATCTGCATCACCAATTCGATACTATTTCCTGGCATTGTTTATTGTCAGGCTATGGTGCGTTCCCGAATTTAGCACCGAATCAACCCGGAAGAGGCGACCTGTATAAAGAGCAGGATATCGCCAGATTTTTGCACGGCTGTGCGCTGAACTTTGAATCACATCAAGTTAATTTATCCAGGCTAACGTCTTGATATTTCAATGCTTGTTAACGATTG
Above is a window of Paraneptunicella aestuarii DNA encoding:
- a CDS encoding tryptophan halogenase family protein; this encodes MTRRIVIVGGGTAGWMAANLFLKRWHQNGFDVTLVESPDVGIIGVGEGSTPTLKRFFELINVAESDWMPKCNATYKVSIQFDGWSPGSGVASYRHPFISQVDTFTQRAFEVNCRTRRLGLNTHTSPEDFLINGILAKQGKGPLTPDHFPFRMEYGYHFDSHLLGQFLSELAVSRGGKHIQGKVVDIRRAESGNIEEIQLESGQCLEADLFVDCTGFASLLMQKSLGVGFQSFKDNLFNDSAVVLPTPIDEQDIPVETKSTALSNGWCWKIPLTNRFGNGYVYSSDYISADQAEMELRQHLDIKDSSVEARHLKMRVGQLEKHWHYNCLAIGLSQGFIEPLEATALHLVQISIESFMDNYEKGQFSQQFQHDYNQFISERFNGVRDYIVAHYKLNTRSDSQYWIDNRENKHLSEPLGKLLDVWFQCGDVSEEISRQNLHHQFDTISWHCLLSGYGAFPNLAPNQPGRGDLYKEQDIARFLHGCALNFESHQVNLSRLTS